In Deinococcus maricopensis DSM 21211, one genomic interval encodes:
- a CDS encoding asparaginase: MPRLALINTGGTIASRPDPGGAGLTPQTPPQLQGLPDVDVTTFQPFTLPSPHVTPQHMHALRALIEREAQHFDGVVVTHGTDTLEETAFFLHLTLGTHTPVVLTGSMRHAEELSWDGPGNLLDAAQVALHPATQGRGPLAVFGGDVFDARTVTKVHTTAVDAFGGYPGPIGRIDHGPHGAELRYFARPETRPVFGPDTITARVEILYAYAGWQGEGFAEAAARAQGLVIAALGTGNLPPELLPLIQESPVPVVIATRTHAGPVLPVYGYAGGGATLVRAGAVPASFLNAHKARLLLMILLSLGAGRDEIARVFRDGAF, encoded by the coding sequence ATGCCGCGCCTCGCCCTCATCAACACCGGTGGCACCATCGCCAGCCGCCCCGATCCCGGCGGCGCCGGCCTCACCCCCCAGACACCCCCGCAACTTCAGGGCCTGCCGGACGTGGACGTCACCACCTTCCAGCCGTTCACGCTGCCCAGCCCGCACGTCACCCCTCAGCACATGCACGCCCTGCGCGCCCTGATCGAACGGGAAGCCCAGCACTTCGACGGCGTCGTCGTCACCCACGGCACCGACACCCTCGAGGAAACCGCGTTCTTCCTGCACCTCACCCTCGGGACGCACACGCCCGTCGTCCTGACCGGCAGCATGCGCCACGCCGAGGAACTCTCCTGGGACGGTCCCGGCAACCTCCTGGATGCCGCGCAGGTCGCCTTGCACCCCGCCACGCAGGGCCGCGGCCCCCTGGCCGTGTTCGGCGGTGACGTCTTCGACGCGCGCACCGTCACGAAAGTCCACACCACCGCTGTCGACGCTTTCGGCGGCTACCCCGGCCCCATCGGCCGCATCGACCACGGCCCGCACGGCGCGGAACTCCGGTACTTCGCGCGGCCCGAAACGCGCCCGGTGTTCGGTCCGGACACCATCACGGCCCGCGTGGAAATCCTGTACGCCTACGCCGGCTGGCAGGGCGAAGGCTTCGCGGAAGCCGCCGCGCGCGCGCAGGGCCTCGTGATTGCCGCGCTTGGCACCGGCAACCTCCCTCCGGAACTGCTGCCGCTCATCCAGGAGAGCCCCGTGCCGGTCGTCATTGCCACGCGCACGCACGCCGGGCCGGTTCTGCCGGTGTACGGGTACGCGGGCGGCGGCGCCACCCTGGTGCGCGCCGGCGCGGTTCCCGCCAGCTTTCTGAACGCGCACAAGGCGCGCCTGCTGCTGATGATTCTGCTCAGCCTCGGCGCGGGCCGCGACGAGATCGCCCGGGTGTTCCGCGACGGCGCCTTCTGA
- a CDS encoding gamma-glutamyl-gamma-aminobutyrate hydrolase family protein: MSRSPRIGLTSAQFPDAHLGRTFNGTSRAYTQGVAQAGGLPVLLPVLPDLAETYARDVDAVLFTGGVDLHPSLYAEHARRGLGEVDPERDAFEVALYRAARALGKPTFGICRGFQLINALEGGTLHQHLPDADGVWADHAQLSRPPVLAHAMTFTPGSQLARTHTDGQLVNSYHHQGVRDLAPTLTATAFAPDGLIEGVEGEGILAVQWHPELTFQTHPDTFGTFTAFLASMGVRA; the protein is encoded by the coding sequence GTGTCCCGCTCCCCCCGCATTGGCCTCACGAGCGCGCAGTTCCCCGACGCCCACCTGGGCCGCACCTTCAACGGCACGTCCCGCGCGTACACGCAGGGCGTCGCGCAGGCCGGCGGCCTGCCCGTGCTGCTGCCGGTCCTGCCGGACCTCGCCGAAACCTACGCCCGCGACGTGGACGCCGTTCTGTTCACGGGCGGCGTGGACCTGCACCCCAGCCTGTACGCTGAGCACGCCCGCCGGGGCCTCGGCGAGGTCGACCCGGAACGCGACGCGTTCGAGGTGGCGCTCTACCGCGCCGCGCGCGCGCTCGGCAAACCCACCTTCGGCATCTGCCGCGGCTTCCAACTCATCAACGCCCTGGAAGGCGGCACGCTGCATCAGCACCTCCCGGACGCCGACGGCGTCTGGGCGGACCACGCGCAGCTCAGCCGCCCGCCCGTCCTGGCGCACGCCATGACGTTCACGCCCGGCAGTCAGCTCGCGCGGACGCACACGGACGGCCAGCTCGTGAACAGCTACCACCACCAGGGCGTCCGCGACCTCGCCCCGACCCTCACGGCTACCGCGTTCGCGCCGGACGGCCTGATCGAGGGCGTCGAGGGGGAAGGCATCCTCGCGGTGCAGTGGCACCCGGAACTCACCTTCCAGACGCACCCGGACACGTTCGGCACCTTCACGGCCTTCCTGGCCAGCATGGGGGTGCGCGCGTGA
- a CDS encoding type IV pilus twitching motility protein PilT, with translation MATDITDILRVAAEKQASDVIITAGLPPQFKLHGEYTGLDFGPLEATDTRKLMYSMMNEKQQRTFEEKRELDFSFALGDKARFRVNTFVQRGAVGGVLRLIPTKIKSAEDLGLPKTVVDIANAPRGLVLVTGPTGSGKSTTLAAMIDWINLNKKLHIMTIEDPIEFMHPHKNSIVNQREIGADTMDFQAALRAVLRQAPDVILVGEMRDYETIKAAVTAAETGHLVMGTLHTNSAPESIDRIVDVFPEEQQEQIRVQLANNLVAVMTQQLIPRADGGRILAYELLIANPAVRSLIREGKTFQITSSMQTGAKEGMITMDAFLANLYKRRLITYDAGLERAVDAKEYARLAQDASATASSMPTGYGQQTFGQATPGTTAPNNNLGRGGATTPTSTATPNPTNPYGRR, from the coding sequence ATGGCCACCGACATCACCGATATCCTGCGCGTCGCCGCCGAGAAGCAAGCCTCGGACGTCATCATCACTGCCGGCCTGCCGCCGCAGTTCAAGCTGCACGGCGAGTACACCGGCCTCGACTTCGGCCCGCTCGAAGCGACCGACACCCGCAAGCTGATGTACTCGATGATGAACGAGAAGCAGCAGCGCACCTTCGAGGAGAAGCGCGAACTGGACTTCAGCTTCGCGCTGGGCGACAAGGCCCGCTTCCGCGTGAACACGTTCGTGCAGCGCGGCGCGGTCGGCGGCGTGCTCCGTCTGATCCCCACGAAGATTAAGAGCGCCGAGGACCTCGGTCTGCCCAAGACCGTCGTCGACATCGCCAACGCCCCGCGCGGCCTGGTCCTCGTGACCGGCCCCACCGGCTCTGGCAAGAGCACCACGCTCGCCGCGATGATCGACTGGATCAACCTCAACAAGAAGCTGCACATCATGACGATCGAGGACCCGATCGAGTTCATGCACCCGCACAAGAACAGCATCGTGAACCAGCGCGAGATCGGCGCGGACACCATGGACTTCCAGGCGGCGCTGCGCGCCGTGCTGCGTCAGGCGCCCGACGTGATCCTCGTGGGCGAAATGCGTGACTACGAAACCATCAAGGCCGCCGTGACCGCCGCGGAAACCGGCCACCTCGTGATGGGCACGCTGCACACCAACAGCGCGCCGGAAAGCATCGACCGTATCGTGGACGTGTTCCCGGAAGAGCAGCAGGAGCAGATCCGCGTGCAGCTCGCGAACAACCTCGTGGCCGTGATGACGCAGCAGCTGATTCCCCGCGCGGACGGCGGGCGCATCCTCGCGTACGAGCTGCTCATCGCGAACCCGGCCGTGCGGTCCCTGATTCGCGAAGGGAAGACCTTCCAGATCACCAGCAGCATGCAGACCGGCGCGAAGGAAGGCATGATCACCATGGACGCGTTCCTGGCGAACCTGTACAAGCGTCGCCTGATCACGTACGACGCGGGCCTGGAGCGCGCCGTGGACGCCAAGGAGTACGCGCGTCTCGCGCAGGACGCGTCCGCGACGGCGTCGTCCATGCCGACCGGATACGGGCAGCAGACGTTCGGGCAGGCGACGCCCGGCACGACCGCGCCGAACAACAACCTGGGGCGCGGCGGCGCCACAACGCCGACGTCCACGGCCACGCCGAACCCCACCAACCCGTACGGTCGCCGCTGA
- the hemW gene encoding radical SAM family heme chaperone HemW, with product MTDAPTVPTPPVVRHLYVHVPFCPTICPYCDFHVLQRRAGVVECYLAKLREDARALAAAYPVDLQTVYLGGGTPSFLRDAELADLVDAVRTHLGWGALENTLEVNPGTVSAARATHWRALGFDRASVGVQSLHDPTLKFLGRPHDAQAARDAVTTLLSGGFRVSGDLITAVEGQPLDEDVRGLVELGVEHVSAYTLTIEPGTPFARRGVQVSEDAERLGFERTEALLTGLGFERYEISNYARPGAHSRHNRAYWTNQHYLGLGPGAAGHYPVTGTPGVLGERRTNAHLHEWLAGTDADVDVVTPEEFVTDALFMGLRLRDGVDLADLTTRSGVDVAARYAPVIEQHVARGTLTLDGTRLRATPQGWWVLNQVIADFLNDEPTQG from the coding sequence GTGACCGACGCGCCCACCGTCCCGACCCCCCCGGTGGTGCGCCACCTGTACGTGCACGTGCCGTTCTGCCCCACCATCTGCCCGTACTGCGACTTTCACGTGCTGCAGCGCCGCGCGGGCGTCGTGGAGTGCTACCTCGCCAAGCTCCGCGAGGACGCCCGCGCCCTTGCGGCGGCGTACCCCGTGGACCTGCAGACGGTGTATCTGGGCGGCGGCACGCCCAGCTTCCTGCGGGACGCGGAACTCGCGGACCTCGTGGACGCCGTGCGCACGCACCTGGGGTGGGGCGCGCTGGAGAACACCCTGGAAGTCAACCCGGGCACGGTCAGCGCGGCGCGCGCCACGCACTGGCGCGCGCTGGGGTTCGACCGCGCCTCCGTGGGTGTTCAGAGCCTGCATGACCCCACCCTGAAGTTCCTGGGCCGCCCGCACGACGCGCAGGCGGCGCGTGACGCCGTCACGACGCTGCTGAGCGGCGGCTTCCGCGTGAGCGGTGACCTGATCACGGCCGTGGAGGGGCAGCCGCTCGACGAGGATGTCCGCGGCCTCGTCGAACTCGGCGTGGAGCACGTGAGCGCGTACACGCTCACCATAGAGCCGGGCACGCCGTTCGCGCGGCGCGGCGTGCAGGTCAGCGAGGACGCCGAGCGTCTCGGCTTCGAGCGGACCGAGGCGCTGCTCACGGGCCTGGGGTTCGAGCGGTACGAGATCAGCAACTACGCGCGGCCCGGCGCGCACTCCCGCCACAACCGCGCGTACTGGACCAACCAGCATTACCTGGGGCTCGGCCCGGGCGCGGCCGGCCACTACCCGGTCACGGGTACGCCCGGCGTGCTGGGGGAGCGGCGCACGAACGCGCACCTGCATGAATGGCTGGCGGGCACGGACGCCGACGTGGACGTCGTGACCCCCGAGGAGTTCGTCACGGACGCGCTGTTCATGGGGTTGCGCCTGCGGGACGGAGTGGACCTCGCGGACCTCACCACCCGGAGTGGCGTGGACGTCGCGGCGCGCTACGCCCCGGTGATAGAGCAGCACGTGGCGCGTGGCACGCTGACGCTGGACGGGACGCGCCTGCGCGCCACGCCGCAGGGCTGGTGGGTGCTGAATCAGGTGATCGCGGACTTCCTGAACGACGAGCCCACGCAAGGGTAA
- a CDS encoding phosphoribosylanthranilate isomerase, with the protein MTRVQVKVCGTTSVHDAVLAAEAGADAIGLVFAPVSKRRVDAATARAASLAVGVGVARVGVFLDQGLDEVLRTAEAARLSAVQIHGPVSSLYVETLARYHPVLRAVRPQDLAEASPPPVGVTLLLDAPTPGGGVPLDWAALQSVFPAGAWLAGGLGPENVAEAIRVLRPAAVDAVSRLEVSAGVKDPERVRAFVRAARQAGLVDPQSYPQ; encoded by the coding sequence ATGACCAGAGTGCAGGTGAAGGTGTGTGGGACAACGAGCGTGCACGACGCGGTGCTGGCCGCCGAGGCTGGCGCAGACGCGATCGGGCTGGTGTTCGCGCCGGTCAGCAAACGCCGCGTGGACGCGGCCACCGCCCGTGCGGCGTCCCTGGCCGTAGGGGTCGGCGTGGCGCGCGTCGGCGTGTTCCTGGATCAGGGGTTGGATGAGGTGCTGCGGACCGCGGAGGCGGCGCGCCTGAGTGCCGTGCAGATTCATGGGCCGGTGTCAAGTCTTTACGTGGAGACGCTCGCGCGCTACCATCCCGTTCTGCGTGCCGTGCGCCCGCAGGATCTGGCGGAGGCGTCCCCTCCCCCAGTGGGCGTGACGCTCCTGTTGGACGCCCCCACGCCGGGCGGCGGCGTGCCCCTTGACTGGGCCGCGCTGCAGAGCGTGTTCCCGGCGGGTGCCTGGCTGGCCGGCGGGCTGGGACCGGAGAACGTCGCGGAAGCGATCCGGGTGTTGCGTCCAGCGGCTGTGGACGCGGTGAGCCGCCTGGAAGTGAGCGCCGGCGTGAAGGACCCGGAGCGGGTGCGGGCGTTCGTCCGGGCGGCGCGGCAGGCGGGGCTGGTCGACCCTCAAAGTTATCCACAGTGA
- a CDS encoding NAD-dependent epimerase/dehydratase family protein yields MTPTRTALVLGATGGIGHETATALARHGWTIRALTRHTPPHDPNGWTWIQGDAMNPEAIRTAAQDAQVIVHAVNPPGYRQWAQLVLPMIDHTLQAARASGARILLPGTIYNYGPDAYPVLREDSPQRATSRKGRIRIALEQKLQAAARDGVASLTVRFGDFFGPRSGNSWFAQGLVTPGQPVRTLTLPGRRGVGHSWTYLPDAGETFARLLKREHELDRYAHFHFRGHWDADGQQMIRTIQRVTGHAALKVRPLPWFALGLAAPFNETARELYATRALWRAPVELDHSRLVQFLGAEPHTPWDAAVRTTLEGLGCLPARPA; encoded by the coding sequence ATGACCCCCACCCGCACGGCCCTCGTGCTCGGCGCCACCGGCGGCATCGGCCACGAAACCGCCACCGCCCTCGCCCGCCACGGCTGGACCATCCGCGCCCTCACCCGCCACACCCCACCCCATGACCCCAACGGCTGGACCTGGATTCAGGGCGACGCCATGAACCCCGAAGCCATTCGCACCGCCGCGCAGGACGCCCAGGTCATCGTCCACGCCGTGAACCCCCCCGGCTATCGCCAGTGGGCCCAACTGGTCCTCCCCATGATCGACCACACCCTCCAGGCGGCCCGCGCCAGCGGCGCGCGCATCCTGCTGCCCGGCACCATCTACAACTACGGCCCCGACGCCTACCCCGTCCTGCGCGAGGACAGCCCCCAACGCGCCACCAGCCGCAAAGGCCGAATCCGCATCGCCCTCGAACAGAAACTCCAGGCGGCCGCGCGCGACGGCGTCGCGTCCCTGACCGTCCGCTTCGGCGACTTCTTCGGCCCGCGCAGTGGCAACAGCTGGTTCGCGCAGGGCCTCGTCACGCCCGGACAGCCCGTCCGCACCCTCACGCTCCCCGGCCGACGCGGCGTCGGGCACAGCTGGACGTACCTCCCCGACGCCGGCGAGACGTTCGCGCGCCTGCTCAAGCGCGAACACGAACTCGACCGGTACGCGCACTTCCACTTCCGCGGTCACTGGGACGCCGACGGCCAGCAGATGATCCGCACCATCCAGCGCGTCACCGGCCACGCGGCCCTGAAAGTGCGGCCCCTGCCGTGGTTCGCGCTCGGCCTGGCCGCGCCCTTTAACGAAACCGCCCGGGAACTGTACGCCACGCGCGCCCTGTGGCGCGCTCCGGTGGAACTGGACCACAGCCGCCTGGTGCAGTTCCTTGGCGCCGAGCCGCACACCCCCTGGGACGCGGCGGTCCGCACCACGCTCGAAGGGCTGGGCTGCCTGCCCGCCCGCCCCGCCTGA
- a CDS encoding biotin--[acetyl-CoA-carboxylase] ligase, producing MLNVPDRLLKHLTETPQSGQTLAAHLGMGRVNIHNLAHALIEQGVPVQVTRRGYALTPGTPARVHARGTFGRAYRYLGTTTSTQDALRAWADDPHDPAPHGAVILAERQTLGRGRRGRPWHAPGGALTFSALLRGPIPLRDLAHLPLAAGVAVARAAGVGGLKWPNDLLAPDGRKLAGILLEADVRGEEARHAVLGVGLNVHAAPDGAAHLSAWRDVTRSALLRELLAQFDEWLARPPAEVLVAWRAASVTLGRPVRVTTPAGIIEGVAEDLDAEGSLLVRADHGVVRVGAGDVELVGTFTSPTLQEDPS from the coding sequence ATGCTGAACGTGCCCGACCGTCTGCTCAAGCACCTGACCGAAACCCCGCAGTCCGGGCAGACGCTCGCCGCGCACCTCGGCATGGGCCGCGTGAACATCCATAACCTCGCGCACGCCCTGATCGAACAGGGTGTGCCCGTGCAGGTCACGCGGCGCGGCTACGCCCTCACGCCCGGCACCCCTGCGCGCGTGCACGCCCGCGGCACGTTCGGGCGCGCGTACCGTTACCTCGGCACCACGACCAGCACCCAGGACGCTCTGCGCGCCTGGGCCGACGACCCCCACGATCCCGCGCCGCACGGCGCCGTCATCCTCGCTGAACGCCAGACGCTCGGCCGTGGCCGCCGCGGTCGCCCGTGGCACGCGCCCGGCGGCGCCCTCACCTTCAGTGCCCTGCTGCGCGGCCCCATCCCGCTCCGTGACCTCGCGCACCTGCCGCTCGCGGCGGGCGTCGCCGTGGCCCGCGCCGCGGGGGTGGGCGGCCTGAAGTGGCCCAACGACCTGCTCGCGCCGGACGGCCGCAAACTCGCGGGCATCCTGCTCGAAGCGGACGTCCGCGGCGAGGAGGCCCGCCACGCCGTGCTCGGTGTGGGCCTGAACGTCCACGCCGCCCCGGACGGCGCCGCGCACCTCAGCGCCTGGCGCGACGTGACCCGCTCGGCATTGCTGCGTGAGCTGCTCGCGCAGTTCGACGAGTGGCTCGCCCGCCCGCCCGCGGAGGTCCTCGTGGCCTGGCGGGCGGCGAGCGTCACGCTGGGGCGGCCCGTGCGGGTCACCACGCCTGCGGGCATCATTGAAGGCGTCGCGGAGGATCTGGACGCTGAAGGCAGCCTGCTGGTCCGCGCCGACCATGGCGTCGTGCGTGTCGGCGCGGGCGACGTGGAACTCGTCGGTACGTTCACCTCACCCACCCTCCAGGAGGACCCCTCATGA
- a CDS encoding DNA polymerase III yields MTALPSPTGLIGHAHLLPDLLAYRGNALLLAGPARVGKRPLALTLAAALNCAAPTPGPCGVCPSCRALGAGQHPDVLIVEPRATTSTGRAARRKLIPIGAIQADKDTDHEFEGHVLEFAEVRATFARRVVVFDGAEFLGDTAANALLKLVEEPPHSTLFVFLTEDVAAVLPTIASRAARVNVTPVPDADLARALALMGEAADAELLGFAAGRPGVIVQRAAARAAMEDARTFTDALHAGMLEALEGAEGLEKRFDPVWHPEVLRFAWRAEEPFARARADAALEHALGALERYVSPALTFQVLALELRAALGEAS; encoded by the coding sequence GTGACGGCCCTCCCCTCCCCCACCGGCCTGATCGGGCACGCGCACCTGCTGCCCGATCTGCTCGCGTACCGCGGGAACGCACTGCTGCTGGCGGGCCCGGCGCGCGTCGGGAAGCGACCGCTGGCGCTGACGCTCGCGGCGGCGCTGAACTGCGCGGCGCCCACGCCGGGCCCGTGCGGGGTGTGCCCGTCGTGCCGCGCGCTCGGCGCGGGCCAGCACCCGGACGTGCTGATCGTGGAGCCGCGCGCGACGACCAGCACCGGCCGCGCGGCGCGCCGCAAGCTCATCCCGATCGGGGCCATCCAGGCGGACAAGGACACGGACCATGAGTTCGAAGGGCACGTGCTGGAGTTCGCGGAGGTGCGCGCGACGTTCGCGCGGCGCGTCGTGGTGTTCGACGGCGCGGAGTTCCTAGGCGACACGGCCGCGAACGCACTGCTGAAGCTGGTGGAGGAGCCGCCACACAGCACACTGTTCGTGTTCCTGACCGAGGACGTGGCGGCGGTGCTGCCCACCATCGCGTCGCGCGCGGCGCGCGTGAACGTGACGCCGGTGCCGGACGCGGACCTCGCGCGGGCGCTCGCGCTGATGGGTGAGGCGGCGGACGCGGAGTTGCTGGGGTTCGCGGCGGGCCGCCCGGGGGTGATCGTGCAGCGCGCCGCGGCGCGCGCCGCGATGGAGGACGCGCGGACGTTCACGGACGCGCTGCACGCCGGGATGCTGGAAGCGTTGGAGGGTGCCGAGGGGCTCGAGAAGCGCTTCGATCCGGTGTGGCACCCGGAAGTGCTGCGCTTCGCGTGGCGCGCCGAGGAGCCGTTCGCGCGGGCCCGCGCGGACGCGGCGCTGGAGCACGCGCTGGGCGCGCTGGAGCGGTACGTCAGTCCCGCGCTGACGTTTCAGGTGCTGGCGCTGGAGCTGCGGGCCGCGCTGGGAGAGGCGTCATGA
- a CDS encoding biotin transporter BioY → MIMHPTLAQTAFPRHTLARDVALVLGGSLLIALGARLEVPLPWTPVPITLQTLFVLLVGAALGPRLGALAALAYLAEGAAGLPFFSGGAAGAAKLFGATGGYLLSFPVMAALVGALVQRAAVDRRLHTAALAMLLATFVNYLMGVTWLGVALPGHQSVAALLNMGAWPFIAGDALKAGLVALLLPATWAMLKK, encoded by the coding sequence ATGATCATGCACCCCACCCTCGCTCAGACCGCCTTCCCCCGTCACACCCTCGCGCGCGACGTGGCCCTCGTGCTGGGCGGCAGCCTGCTCATCGCGCTCGGTGCGCGCCTTGAAGTGCCGCTGCCGTGGACGCCGGTGCCCATCACGCTGCAGACGCTGTTCGTGCTGCTGGTCGGCGCGGCGCTGGGCCCGCGCCTGGGCGCGCTCGCGGCGCTTGCGTACCTCGCGGAGGGCGCGGCGGGCCTGCCGTTCTTCTCGGGCGGCGCGGCGGGCGCGGCCAAACTGTTCGGCGCGACCGGCGGTTACCTGCTCAGCTTCCCCGTGATGGCCGCCCTGGTGGGCGCGCTCGTGCAGCGCGCCGCGGTGGACCGCCGCCTGCATACGGCGGCGCTGGCGATGCTGCTCGCCACGTTCGTGAACTACCTGATGGGTGTCACGTGGCTGGGCGTGGCCCTGCCCGGGCACCAGAGCGTCGCGGCGCTGCTGAACATGGGCGCGTGGCCGTTCATTGCCGGGGACGCCCTGAAGGCGGGCCTGGTGGCGCTGCTGCTGCCGGCCACCTGGGCGATGCTCAAGAAGTAA
- a CDS encoding TetR/AcrR family transcriptional regulator: MSPSRRERQHATNRENILLAAQRLAEREGWGAVTIRRIAQEIDYTSPIIYQHFANKDAALQALMEQGFAQLHARMEQAARSATPEERPTALGRAYLAFAREQTRLYELMNGLSGVVLDVQARQQAAGGVTALTTDVLQTWADEQGATLGDPVEACEMAWGVLHGMATLGFLPAIGFQRAEQLALRAMHALLQAWKEAR, translated from the coding sequence ATGAGTCCCAGTCGCCGTGAACGACAGCACGCCACCAACCGCGAGAACATCTTGCTGGCCGCGCAGCGTCTTGCCGAGCGCGAAGGCTGGGGCGCGGTCACGATCCGGCGCATTGCCCAGGAGATTGATTACACCTCGCCGATCATCTACCAGCACTTCGCCAACAAGGACGCCGCTCTGCAGGCCCTGATGGAACAGGGGTTCGCGCAGCTGCACGCCCGAATGGAGCAGGCTGCCCGCTCCGCCACCCCTGAGGAGCGACCCACCGCACTCGGGCGGGCGTACCTGGCCTTCGCACGCGAACAGACTCGCCTCTACGAGCTCATGAACGGCCTGAGTGGCGTCGTCCTGGACGTCCAGGCACGGCAGCAGGCCGCTGGGGGCGTCACAGCCCTCACCACGGACGTCCTGCAGACGTGGGCGGACGAGCAGGGCGCCACCCTGGGTGACCCGGTCGAGGCCTGCGAGATGGCGTGGGGCGTGCTGCACGGCATGGCGACCCTCGGCTTCCTCCCGGCCATCGGGTTTCAGCGGGCTGAACAGTTGGCCCTGCGCGCCATGCACGCCCTGCTACAGGCCTGGAAGGAGGCAAGGTGA
- a CDS encoding metallophosphoesterase family protein, with the protein MRLLLLSDIHANLHALEAVLEDAGRHAYDQVVHLGDAVGYGPRPHEVLDHLRALDATCILGNHDELMLQILNGTRAADGIVTQALAWQATQLQPSDAALIGSWRDGIEDAEVGARYRHGTPTSLHEYTDSLGAAREAFAAWHGRVAFVGHTHLPGVYATLNAPVGEWVKHQSLSDGGSYMVPPSARVILNPGSVGQPRDGNPHASYATFDSARGLFQVFRVPYDIEATQAEIRAAGLPDVLAARLSLGK; encoded by the coding sequence GTGCGGCTGCTGCTGCTTTCCGACATTCACGCGAACCTGCATGCGCTGGAGGCCGTCCTGGAGGACGCCGGGCGGCATGCGTACGATCAGGTCGTTCACCTGGGGGACGCCGTCGGGTACGGCCCGCGCCCCCACGAGGTCCTCGACCACCTGCGAGCCCTGGACGCCACGTGCATCCTCGGGAACCACGATGAACTGATGCTGCAGATCCTGAACGGCACGCGCGCCGCCGACGGGATCGTGACGCAGGCCCTGGCGTGGCAGGCGACGCAACTCCAGCCGAGCGACGCGGCCCTGATCGGGTCGTGGCGGGACGGCATCGAGGACGCGGAGGTGGGCGCCCGCTACCGCCACGGCACCCCCACGAGCCTGCACGAGTACACCGACTCGCTCGGCGCGGCGCGCGAGGCGTTCGCGGCGTGGCATGGGCGGGTGGCGTTCGTGGGGCACACGCACCTGCCGGGCGTGTACGCGACGCTGAACGCGCCGGTGGGCGAGTGGGTGAAGCACCAGTCCCTGTCGGACGGCGGGAGTTACATGGTGCCGCCGAGCGCGCGCGTGATCCTGAACCCCGGTTCGGTCGGGCAGCCGCGCGACGGCAACCCGCACGCGAGTTACGCGACGTTCGACTCGGCGCGCGGGCTGTTCCAGGTGTTCCGCGTCCCGTACGACATTGAGGCGACGCAGGCGGAAATCCGGGCGGCGGGCCTGCCGGACGTGCTCGCGGCGCGCCTGAGCCTCGGGAAGTGA